Proteins from one Oryza sativa Japonica Group chromosome 12, ASM3414082v1 genomic window:
- the LOC4352166 gene encoding early nodulin-like protein 18, with protein sequence MSRSTAATAAVVVAVAVVAAMAMPAAGQGAPSGSPAPPYKNHTVAGADGWFFNATSNTTSGNYSDWAAGETFYLGDYLIFKTDDSSSVVQTSNATAYSLCDAEGPETLIYSPGHGDAASASPRAATIAVPLTVEGANYFFSEAGDGAQCEEGMRFEIKVAHGRGLPPDLAHPPPPPKPRVLAPPPDGTSMSPGVAGAGAGAAGDLTEGKSGGSRAGVGLLGVAVGVGLAVLVAA encoded by the exons ATGTCGCGATCCACGGCGGCgaccgccgccgtggtggtggccgtggccgtggtgGCCGCGATGGCGATGCCGGCGGCTGGCCAGGGCGCGCCGTcggggtcgccggcgccgccgtacaAGAACCACACGGTGGCCGGCGCCGACGGGTGGTTCTTCAACGCGACGAGCAACACCACCTCCGGCAACTACTCCGACTGGGCCGCCGGCGAGACCTTCTATCTCGGCGACTACCTCA TCTTCAAGACGGACGACAGCTCGTCGGTGGTTCAGACGTCGAACGCCACCGCCTACTCGCTCTGCGACGCCGAGGGCCCGGAGACCCTCATCTACAGCCCCGGCCACGGcgacgcggcgtcggcgtccccgcgcgccgccaccatcgccgtccCGCTCACCGTCGAGGGCGCCAACTACTTCTTCTCCgaagccggcgacggcgcgcagTGCGAGGAAGGGATGCGGTTCGAGATCAAGGTCGCCCACGGCCGCGGCCTGCCGCCGGACCTcgcgcacccgccgccgccgccgaagccgcgcgtcctcgcgccgccgcccgacggGACGAGCATGAGCccgggcgtcgccggcgccggcgccggcgccgccggcgacttgACGGAGGGGAAGAGCGGCGGGAGCCGAGCCGGCGTGGGGTTGTTGGGGGTAGCTGTTGGGGTGGGGTTGGCAGTTTTGGTCGCTGCCTGA